CCTGGCCATGATCCGCCGCATGCCTGCTTCAGTGCTGCGTGTGCTGCCGGATATCGGTGACGAAGTGGCGCGCTCCATCGCCGGCTTCTTCGCGCAGAAGGGCAACCAGGAAGTGGTCGATGCGCTGCTGGCGTCCGGCATCGTGTTCGCCGACGAAACCCATCCGTCGTCCAAGTTGCACCAGCGACTGGACCTCGCGGTGCTGCTGGACATGGCCGGCGTCAGCAAGCTGGGTCCCAAGAGCACCAAACTGCTGGCCGAGCGCTTCCCGTCACTGGATAAGCTGATCGAGGCGGGTTCGGCGCACTGGATCACGGCGGGCCTGCCGTCGGCGGCGGCGACCAATCTGGCGGCGTTCCTGCACGACAAGGCCAGCCTTCGGCAGCTGCGTGAGGCTGATGCAGCCATGTGGGAGCTGCTCGGCGCCATTCCGAAAACCACAAAGTCCGTAGCCGCGCCGCTCGAAGGCCAGACCGTGGTGCTGACCGGCACGCTGGCCTCGTTGAGCCGCGACGAAGCGAAGGATCGACTGGAAGCGCTGGGTGCCAAGGTGTCCGGTTCGGTGTCCAAGAAGACCAGTTTCGTGGTCGCCGGTGAGGCCGCGGGCTCCAAGCTCGACAAGGCGCAGGAGCTGGGCGTGGCAGTGTGGGATGAAGACGGCCTGCTGAAGCTGCTCGCCCAGCACGAAGGAGGCGCATGAACCTGCACCTGGCCGGTCGCCTGCACCTGCGTGCTCGACTTTACGCATTGATCCGTGCGTTCTTTGCGGAGCGCGAAGTGCTGGAGGTGGAGACGCCGATCCTGTCGGCGGCAGGCAACACCGACCCGAACATCGAGAGCTTCAGCACCAGCTTCAGCGGTCACGTGGACGCCGGCGCGCGCGTGCGCTGGATGCGCACGTCGCCGGAGTATCCGCTGAAGCGCCTGCTGGCCGAAGGCATCGGCGACTGCTATGAGCTCGGCCGCGTGTTCCGCAATGGCGAAGCGGGCGGTCGGCACAATCCCGAATTCACCATGCTGGAGTGGTACCGCATCGGTTGGGATCATCGCCGGCTGATGGAAGAAACCATCGCATTGGTGGAAGCAGCACTGGCCATGATGGGGCAGCGGGCCGAAGTGTGGATCGAAGGATATCGCCAACTCTTCATCGACGAACTGGGCATCGACCCGGCCCACGCCCCGATTGCACAGCTGCAGGTGCCGCTGGAAGAGTTCAACATCAACCCGGACGGCCTCACACGCGACGACTGGCTCGACCTGCTGATCACGCATCGGCTGCAGCCATCGTTCCCGACCAACCGCATTACCGTGATCCACGACTACCCGGCGTCGCAGTGCGCACTGGCCAAGGTGCGTCCCGGCGATCCGCCGCTGGCCGAGCGCTTCGAGTTGTACCTGGGCCGTTATGAGCTGGCGAACGGTTACCACGAGCTCAACGATGCCGCCGAGCAGCGTCGTCGTTTCGAGCGCGACAACGAGGTGCGCCGTTCGCGCGGGCAGCCAGCTGTTCCCATGGATGAGCGCCTGCTGGAAACGTTGGACACCATGCCCGATTGCGCCGGCGTGGCGCTGGGCATTGAACGGTTGCTGATGTGCCTGGTGGGAACGGATGCCATTGCCGACGTGCTCACGTACCCCTTTGCCGAGGCCTGAGTCGATGGCGTCAAACCTGTTGCCGGCGATCCATCATGTGGCGCTGATCTGTTCGGACTATGCGCGCTCCAAGGCGTTCTACAGCGAGACGCTGGGTTTGCGCATCATCCACGAGGCGTACCGGGCTGAGCGCGATTCGTGGAAGCTCGATCTGGAAGTGTCGCCGGGCGTCAGCCTTGAGCTTTTTTCGTTTCCTGCGGCGCCGAAGCGTCCGTCGCGACCCGAGGCACAAGGCTTGCGCCATCTGGCGTTCGCCGTGCCGGACGTCGATGCAGTGATCACCACGTTGAACGAGCGTGGCGTGACCTGCGAGCCCGTGCGCGTGGATGAGTTCACGGGGCGGCGCTTTACCTTCTTCGCCGACCCAGACGACCTGCCCATCGAGCTGTACGAGGCATAGGGTCTCGCGTTGCAACCAAAAGAAAGCCCGGCAGCTCTGGCGAGCCGCCGGGCCTGGCAGTGGGACGCCGGTTGCGCTCAGCTTTCGCGCGAATCCAGCAGGTGCTTGTAGATCAGGCCTCCCACCGCGCCTCCGATCAGCGGAATGAGCCAGAACATCCACAGCTGGCTGATGGCCCAGCTGCCCTGGAAGAAGGCCACGGCCGTGCTGCGTGCCGGGTTCACCGAGGTGTTGGTGATCGGGATGCTGATCAAGTGGATAAGGGTAAGCGTGAGGCCGATGGCCAGCGGAGCGAAGCCGGTCGGTGCCAGCTTGTGGGTGGTGCCGTTGATGACAATCAGGAAGAAGGCGGTAAGGATGAACTCGGCAACCATGCACGCGGCCAGCGAATAACCGCCGGGCGAATGCTCGCCGTAGCCGTTGGAGGCAAAGCCCGCGCTGGCGTCAAACCCCAGCTTGCCGCTGGCGATGACGTAGAGCGCCGTGCCGGCCACCAGGCCGCCGATGACCTGGGCGACCCAGTAGGGCACGACGTCCTTGGCGGGAAAACGGCCGCCGGCGCACAGACCGAGCGTGACCGCCGGGTTGAAGTGCGCACCGGAGATATGACCCACGGCGTACGCCATGGTGACCACGGTGAGGCCGAAGGCGAGGGCGACGCCCGCAAAACCGATGCCCAGTTCCGGGAATGCCGCCGCGAAGATGGCGCTGCCGCAGCCGCCGAACACCAACCAGAACGTACCGAAGAACTCTGCTCCCAAACGCTTGCCCATACTCATGGGGACTCTCCTTGCCGTGTTTTCAGGGATGGGCCTGGGCTGCGTTCCTGCGTGTCTTCCACAACATTGCCGATCTGGAGCTGATTGTTGGTGCGGGGCCCAGGCGATTTTCAGGCTAGCAAAACTGTCCTGCTGGGTAGTTCTTGCCGGGGCGGCATGCTACCGCCCAGGTGTGACGCATTGAATCGGAACCCTCTGGTTATATGCTGCCCCGTCGCCCGACTTTGCAACCGTAGGATTACTGATGACGCAAGCCATCCCGACCACATCCGAGCTGGCCTCTCCGGAGCGCCGCCTGGGCGCGCGTGATATCCAGACCCTGCTGCTCGCCTCCCTGGGCGGTGCGCTGGAGTTCTACGATTTCGTGGTTTTCGTGTTCTTCGCGCTGCCTCTGAGCCACCTGTTCTTTCCTCCGGACATGGCACCGTGGCTGGCGCGCTTGCAGGTCTATGGCATCTTTGCCGCCGGTTATCTCGCCCGCCCGCTGGGCGGCATCGTGATGGCCCACTTCGGTGACCGCCAGGGCCGAAAGCGCATGTTCACGCTCAGCGTGTTCCTGATGGCGCTGCCCACGCTGGCCATCGGCCTGCTGCCGGTCTACGCCAGCGTCGGCGTGCTGGCGCCACTGCTGTTGCTGGTCATGCGCGTGGTGCAGGGCGTGGCCATCGGCGGTGAGGTGCCCGGCGCCTGGGTGTTCGTGGCCGAGCATGCGCCCCGCGGGCGCACCGGCATGGCCTGCGCCTGCCTGACCTCGGGCCTCACCGTGGGCATCCTGATCGGTTCGCTGACGGCGGCATGGATCAACCACCACCTTGCGCCGGCCGATGTGCTGGCCTGGGGCTGGCGCGTGCCGTTCCTGCTGGGTGGCGTGTTCGGCTTCATCGCCGTGTGGCTGCGCCGCTGGCTGAGTGAAACGCCGGTGTTTGCCCAGTTGCGCGAGCGCAAGGAGCTCAGTCGCGAGTTGCCGTTGCGCCAGGTGCTGGCCAGTCATGGTGACAGTGTGGCGCTGTCGATGGCGGTGACGTGGATGCTGACCGCGGCCATCCTTGTGCTGATCCTGTTGCTGCCGAACCTGGCACAGAAGTCGTTCGGCATCGCCCCTGACCTGGCCTTCCTCGGCAACAGCCTTGCGGCTTTCAGCCTGGGCGTGGGCTGCATTGCCTTCGGCTGGCTGGTCGATCGCATCGGTGCGGCCTGGGCATTGCTGCTGGGCTCTGTGGCTCTGGTGACGGTGACCTACGTGCTGTTCGGTGACCTGGCTGCCGGCGGCGCGCACTTCCTGCCGCTGTATGCGCTTACCGGTTTTCTGGTGGGCACGGTGTCGGTGGTGCCGACCATCATGGTGGCGGCCTTCCCGGCGCCCATCCGTTACTCCGGTATTTCCTTCGCGTACAACGTCGCCTATGCGGTATTCGGTGCCAGCACGGCCACGCTGATCGGCTATCTCGCCGAGCGGGCCGGGCGCATGGCGCCAGCCCACTACGTGACGATCACGGCCGTCGTCAGCGTGTTGGCTGCACTCTGGCTGCTGGCAAAGCGGAAGGGTTCGGGCGAACTGGCGGACTGAGGTTCGCTGGTTCCTGCCCTGGCATCGTCATTCCGGCGAAGGCCTGAATCCGGTCGCGAAAACGCCTGCAGGCGAGGGCACGTCTGGGCGCCGACGCTACGGGATCCCGGCTCGCGCCGGGATCACCGATCTGAGGCCGGAGGCGTGCTGTCGGCGTATCCGAATCAGGTGTTGTTGATGGTCGAACCGGTCAACAACCCGCGTGCCAGCATGCTGCACTGGCGGCGATAGAGCAGCATCTGCCACTGGCGTCCGCCCAGCTGGCGCCACAGCACGGCGGAGCGCACGGCAGCGAGCAGGTTGGTGCGCACCTTTTCCACCACGGCCGGCTGCTGCAGCTGTTGGGGGCTGCCGGTCACCATCACGCGTGGCTTGAGCGTGGACAGCGTGGTGGCGTATAGCTCGGCAAGCCGCTTGACCACTTGTGGCGAATCCGCGCCGAAATGCTCCACCTGACGCTGCGCGGCCACGATGCCCTGCTGCAGGCGATCAAGCAGATCGCTGCGGCGCGACAGGCTGCGCTCAAGCTTCATCACGGTGAACGCCATGCGCGTCACCGCGACATCGCGGTTGTTCTCGTCCAGCAGGGTGATCAGCTGGCGCAGGCCCAGCCGCACGGCCGATACGTCCCCGTAGACACCCACCACTGAGGGCGCGTCGAGCCGGAACACGCTGGCCATGCTGGCGGCCATGGCGATGTCGTCGCAGCGGCCGTCATTGGCCAGTTGCTGGGCGAGCGTGGCGGCCTGGAACAGGCCAGCCAGGGCCAGCACGCGCTCTTCGTTCATGGCAAAGGCTTCAAACACCGGACAGGGACTCTATGGAGGCGGGGAGGGCAACGGCATCATTCCAGCCGCCGAAGGGAGCATCGGTGCGGTCGATCACGGCGCCGCCGAGACAGGCATCGCCATCGTAGAAAACCACCGACTGGCCCGGTGTGACGGCGCGCTGGGGTTCGTCAAACACCACCTCGAGGCCGTCGTCCAGCACAAATACTTCGCAGGCCTGGTCGGCCTGGCGATAACGGGTTTTGGCCGTACAGCGAAAACGCCTTGCCGGTGGCTCGCCGGCCACCCAGCTCGGCGGCTCGGCGTGCAGGCGACGCGAGTACAGCCAATGGTTCTCGCCACCCTGGGCCACGTAGAGCACATTGCCGGGAACGTCCTTGCCCACCACGTACCAGGCATCGCCACCGGCGCCTTGCCGGCCGCCGATGCCCAGGCCGTTGCGCTGGCCCAGGGTGTAATACATCACGCCCTGGTGTTCGCCCACGGTTTCGCCTTCCGGCGTGCGCATCGGGCCGGGCTGGGCCGGGATGTACTGGGCCAGGAAGCTGCGGAAATCGCGCTCGCCGATGAAGCAGATGCCGGTGGAGTCTTTCTTGGCGTGGGTGGGCAGGGCCGCGTCCAGCGCCATCTGGCGCACCAGCGACTTCTCGATCTCGCCCACCGGGAACAGCGTGGCGGCCAGCTGCTGCTGACCCAGCGCATGCAGGAAATAGGTCTGGTCCTTGGCCGCATCCACGGCCCGCAGCAGGCGGTACTTGCCCTCGTGGAAGTCCACGCGGGCGTAGTGGCCGGTGGCGATCTTGCCGGCGCCCAGCGCCTTCGCCTCGTCCAGGAAGGTCTTGAACTTGATCTCGCGATTGCACAGCACGTCCGGGTTCGGCGTGCGGCCCGCGCGGTATTCGGCAAGGAAATGCTCGAACACGCCGTCCCAGTACTCGGCGGCGAAATTGCGGGCGTGGAAGGGAATGCCCAGCCTGCCGCACACCGCCACGGCGTCCTTGCGATCCACGTCGGCGGTACAGGGGCCGTCGCGGTCGTCTTCTTCCCAGTTCTGCATGAAGAGGCCTTCCACCGCATGGCCCGACTGCTGCAGCAGCAGGGCCGCCACCGAAGAGTCCACGCCACCGGAGATACCCAGCATCACTTTCACGGGTAACGGTCCTCGGCCAGCAGGCTGTGCAACAGGTGCAGCGGATGGCGCTGGCCGGACAGCCAGGCGTCGATGCTCAGGAGCACCAGCGGGCTGCGCAATTGGTCACCTAGCGCCACGATTTCGTCACGGGTGAGCCAAATGGCGCGACGGATGCCGTCATCCAGTCGGCGCTCCGGATCGTGGCTCACCGGCCGGGCGGCGAAACTGAAGCGGACCACACCGTCGCCATGCTCGGTGCTGCGCCACTGGTGAATGCCCAGCAGGTGCTCGAGATCCACCGTCCAGCCGGTTTCCTCCAGCGTTTCGCGCAGCGCGGCGGTCGTCAGGCTCTCCCCGTCATCCAGATGGCCGGCCGGCTGGTTATACGCCAGGCGGCCATTGACCTCCTCTTCGACCATGAGGAAGCGGTCACCGTCGGCAACCACGCAGGCCACTGTGACGTGCGGGCACCAGACTTGCAGGGGAATCAGCGTGGGATCGGCCATGGGGGGTATATGGCGACGGGGACGGGGGTAGAAAAGCGCCCATTGTGCCACTACCTGAAAGCGATCTGCCTTTGACGGGGCACCCCGGGTGCCGGGCGGTATACTTTCCCCAAGGAAATCTCACGTAGAACCATGGCTCACGAACCCGAACACGAACAAGGCACCGGTCACGGTCTGGCGCTGGAAACCTCCCGTCCGGAGGTGGCCCGGCCACCGCTCTTCCAGGTAGTACTGCTCAATGACGATTTCACGCCGATGGATTTTGTGGTCGAAGTGCTGAGGAGCTTCTTCAGCCTGGATCAGGAACGCGCGGTACAGGTGATGTTGCATGTCCATACGCGCGGGAAGGGAGTCTGCGGGGTATTCACCCGGGAAGTCGCTGAAACCAAGGTGACCCAGGTGAACGAATATTCACGTGCTCATCAACACCCGTTGTTGTGCACTATGGAAAAGCTCTGAGAGCGGGCTGATGGGGCCACGTCCCGCCACTCATGGCACGGATATTGAAGAGGCAGAGGGTGCCCCCCATCTCTTAGCCATCGCGGCAATGCCGCCCTGCCACACAGCGGAGTAGGTCCGGATGTTCAGCAAGGATCTCGAAGTCACCATCGGCCAGTGCTACAAGCAGGCCCGCGAGCAGCGTCATGAGTTCATGACGGTGGAACACCTGCTGCTCGCACTCACCGAAAACCAGTCGGCCCTGGGCGCGCTGCGCGCCTGTGGCGTTGACCTGCCGCGCCTGACCCGCGAGCTGGAAAAGATCATTGCCGAAACCGTACCGGTACTGCCGCACGGGGACGAACGTGATACCCAGCCCACGCTGGGCTTCCAGCGCGTGCTGCAGCGCGCGGTGTACCACGTGCAGTCCTCAGGCCGTAA
The nucleotide sequence above comes from Dyella telluris. Encoded proteins:
- the epmA gene encoding EF-P lysine aminoacylase EpmA; translated protein: MNLHLAGRLHLRARLYALIRAFFAEREVLEVETPILSAAGNTDPNIESFSTSFSGHVDAGARVRWMRTSPEYPLKRLLAEGIGDCYELGRVFRNGEAGGRHNPEFTMLEWYRIGWDHRRLMEETIALVEAALAMMGQRAEVWIEGYRQLFIDELGIDPAHAPIAQLQVPLEEFNINPDGLTRDDWLDLLITHRLQPSFPTNRITVIHDYPASQCALAKVRPGDPPLAERFELYLGRYELANGYHELNDAAEQRRRFERDNEVRRSRGQPAVPMDERLLETLDTMPDCAGVALGIERLLMCLVGTDAIADVLTYPFAEA
- the gloA2 gene encoding SMU1112c/YaeR family gloxylase I-like metalloprotein; the encoded protein is MASNLLPAIHHVALICSDYARSKAFYSETLGLRIIHEAYRAERDSWKLDLEVSPGVSLELFSFPAAPKRPSRPEAQGLRHLAFAVPDVDAVITTLNERGVTCEPVRVDEFTGRRFTFFADPDDLPIELYEA
- the aqpZ gene encoding aquaporin Z encodes the protein MSMGKRLGAEFFGTFWLVFGGCGSAIFAAAFPELGIGFAGVALAFGLTVVTMAYAVGHISGAHFNPAVTLGLCAGGRFPAKDVVPYWVAQVIGGLVAGTALYVIASGKLGFDASAGFASNGYGEHSPGGYSLAACMVAEFILTAFFLIVINGTTHKLAPTGFAPLAIGLTLTLIHLISIPITNTSVNPARSTAVAFFQGSWAISQLWMFWLIPLIGGAVGGLIYKHLLDSRES
- a CDS encoding MFS transporter, with amino-acid sequence MTQAIPTTSELASPERRLGARDIQTLLLASLGGALEFYDFVVFVFFALPLSHLFFPPDMAPWLARLQVYGIFAAGYLARPLGGIVMAHFGDRQGRKRMFTLSVFLMALPTLAIGLLPVYASVGVLAPLLLLVMRVVQGVAIGGEVPGAWVFVAEHAPRGRTGMACACLTSGLTVGILIGSLTAAWINHHLAPADVLAWGWRVPFLLGGVFGFIAVWLRRWLSETPVFAQLRERKELSRELPLRQVLASHGDSVALSMAVTWMLTAAILVLILLLPNLAQKSFGIAPDLAFLGNSLAAFSLGVGCIAFGWLVDRIGAAWALLLGSVALVTVTYVLFGDLAAGGAHFLPLYALTGFLVGTVSVVPTIMVAAFPAPIRYSGISFAYNVAYAVFGASTATLIGYLAERAGRMAPAHYVTITAVVSVLAALWLLAKRKGSGELAD
- the hflD gene encoding high frequency lysogenization protein HflD codes for the protein MNEERVLALAGLFQAATLAQQLANDGRCDDIAMAASMASVFRLDAPSVVGVYGDVSAVRLGLRQLITLLDENNRDVAVTRMAFTVMKLERSLSRRSDLLDRLQQGIVAAQRQVEHFGADSPQVVKRLAELYATTLSTLKPRVMVTGSPQQLQQPAVVEKVRTNLLAAVRSAVLWRQLGGRQWQMLLYRRQCSMLARGLLTGSTINNT
- the mnmA gene encoding tRNA 2-thiouridine(34) synthase MnmA, with the protein product MKVMLGISGGVDSSVAALLLQQSGHAVEGLFMQNWEEDDRDGPCTADVDRKDAVAVCGRLGIPFHARNFAAEYWDGVFEHFLAEYRAGRTPNPDVLCNREIKFKTFLDEAKALGAGKIATGHYARVDFHEGKYRLLRAVDAAKDQTYFLHALGQQQLAATLFPVGEIEKSLVRQMALDAALPTHAKKDSTGICFIGERDFRSFLAQYIPAQPGPMRTPEGETVGEHQGVMYYTLGQRNGLGIGGRQGAGGDAWYVVGKDVPGNVLYVAQGGENHWLYSRRLHAEPPSWVAGEPPARRFRCTAKTRYRQADQACEVFVLDDGLEVVFDEPQRAVTPGQSVVFYDGDACLGGAVIDRTDAPFGGWNDAVALPASIESLSGV
- a CDS encoding NUDIX hydrolase, which translates into the protein MADPTLIPLQVWCPHVTVACVVADGDRFLMVEEEVNGRLAYNQPAGHLDDGESLTTAALRETLEETGWTVDLEHLLGIHQWRSTEHGDGVVRFSFAARPVSHDPERRLDDGIRRAIWLTRDEIVALGDQLRSPLVLLSIDAWLSGQRHPLHLLHSLLAEDRYP
- the clpS gene encoding ATP-dependent Clp protease adapter ClpS encodes the protein MAHEPEHEQGTGHGLALETSRPEVARPPLFQVVLLNDDFTPMDFVVEVLRSFFSLDQERAVQVMLHVHTRGKGVCGVFTREVAETKVTQVNEYSRAHQHPLLCTMEKL